The Penaeus chinensis breed Huanghai No. 1 chromosome 29, ASM1920278v2, whole genome shotgun sequence genome window below encodes:
- the LOC125040433 gene encoding uncharacterized protein LOC125040433 translates to MTGKNRSIVDMTERRKLDVSCLLETKFKGSRARDLGDGYKLYYHGENGERNGVGCDREEKEEFWEKLDEAVELIPMEERLIIGEDFNGHVGEGTYTSGGRCTQIDYILCRKVLLKEGRACNIFTM, encoded by the exons ATGACAGGAAAGAACAGATCTATTGTGGACATGACGGAGAGGAGAAAACTAGATGTGTCGTGTTTACTGGAGACAAAGTTCAAAGGGAGTAGGGCGAGGGATCTGGGTGATGGTTACAAGTTGTACTATCatggggagaatggagagaggaatggT GTTGGAtgtgacagagaagagaaagaagagtttTGGGAGAAGCTAGATGAAGCTGTTGAGTTGATTCCAATGGAGGAAAGACTTATAATTGGTGAGGATTTTAACGGACATGTTGGTGAG GGCACATACACAAGTGGAGGCAGGTGTACTCAGATTGATTACATCCTGTGCCGCAAGGTGCTTTTGAAGGAAGGCAGAGCTTGCAATATCTTCACCATGTAG